One window of the Rhipicephalus sanguineus isolate Rsan-2018 chromosome 2, BIME_Rsan_1.4, whole genome shotgun sequence genome contains the following:
- the LOC119383071 gene encoding translation initiation factor eIF-2B subunit alpha, with the protein MHFSRMGSMEVVNADSINTNLEAMLRENTDLSPAVASLQLLLEFIENDDYTTIQGMEDNLQKVIRGICTAKCSITCVRSACELFVRFATRTALDCSIDECKKKMSTRGRTFLEKMRAARSKIATLAAPFVQDRSTILTHSFSRVVRDTLFAAAEDHKHFTVYVTESAPDYSGRQLYEALEERGISVTVILDSAVGYILEKVDVVLLGAEGVVESGGIINKIGTYTMAMCAKEKNIPIYVLAESFKFARKYPLNQKDLPDEQKYPSDRRNGNTDLSKEHPMIDYTPPAYITLLFTDLGILTPSAVSDELINLYV; encoded by the coding sequence ATGCATTTCTCGCGAATGGGCAGTATGGAAGTAGTTAACGCCGATTCTATCAACACCAATTTGGAGGCCATGCTGCGGGAAAACACCGATCTGTCTCCCGCAGTGGCTTCGTTGCAACTGCTGCTCGAGTTCATCGAGAACGACGACTACACGACCATCCAAGGCATGGAAGATAATCTGCAGAAGGTGATCAGAGGCATTTGTACCGCGAAGTGTTCAATCACGTGCGTCAGGTCGGCGTGCGAGCTGTTTGTGCGTTTCGCCACGCgcacggcgctcgactgctccaTCGACGAATGCAAGAAAAAGATGTCTACACGAGGCCGTACTTTCTTGGAGAAGATGCGCGCGGCACGCTccaaaatcgccacgcttgccgCTCCGTTCGTGCAAGACCGCTCGACTATCCTGACGCATTCCTTCTCTCGCGTTGTGCGTGACACGCTGTTCGCTGCGGCCGAGGACCACAAACATTTCACCGTGTACGTCACCGAATCGGCGCCCGATTACAGTGGCCGACAGTTATACGAGGCGCTAGAGGAAAGAGGAATCAGTGTGACGGTGATTCTCGACTCAGCTGTCGGCTACATTCTGGAAAAAGTGGACGTGGTTCTCCTCGGAGCTGAGGGAGTAGTCGAAAGCGGCGGCATCATCAACAAAATCGGCACCTACACCATGGCCATGTgcgccaaggaaaagaacatcCCGATTTACGTGCTCGCCGAAAGCTTCAAGTTCGCCAGGAAGTATCCTCTGAACCAGAAAGACCTGCCCGATGAGCAAAAGTACCCGTCCGACAGGCGTAATGGTAACACCGACCTTTCCAAGGAGCACCCCATGATTGACTACACGCCACCTGCGTACATCACTCTTCTGTTCACGGACCTTGGAATCTTGACGCCGTCGGCGGTTAGCGACGAGCTTATAAACTTGTACGTATGA